Proteins encoded in a region of the Gemmatimonadaceae bacterium genome:
- a CDS encoding zf-HC2 domain-containing protein — MPHLSPERLSALVDDPPTAAELAHLAGCADCTRERAAYRALDKLAAGNARSIGAPLTTWESLRPALLADGVIDSGRGLVSRARPRRFGWFQAAAAAVLVAGGVVAGRASANVSLTTGATPATGRIAAADTTPRFKSLDEARAAQTQSQIVYQNATAYLAQNDTASRVIEGSAAMRTRLAALDGTQRVLNQALSKAPYDPVINGYYLTTVGQREATLRMINTSAPASMRVMSY, encoded by the coding sequence ATGCCTCACCTGTCACCTGAGCGCCTCTCGGCGCTGGTCGACGATCCGCCGACGGCGGCGGAGCTCGCCCATCTCGCGGGCTGCGCCGACTGTACGCGTGAGCGCGCCGCCTATCGCGCGCTCGACAAGCTCGCCGCGGGCAATGCCCGCAGCATCGGAGCGCCGCTCACCACGTGGGAGTCCCTGAGACCGGCGCTTCTCGCGGACGGCGTCATCGATTCCGGACGCGGGCTCGTCTCCCGCGCTCGGCCTCGGCGGTTCGGATGGTTCCAGGCCGCCGCGGCGGCGGTGCTCGTCGCGGGCGGAGTGGTTGCCGGCCGCGCTTCGGCCAACGTGTCATTGACGACCGGGGCGACGCCGGCAACAGGCCGCATTGCGGCCGCCGATACCACGCCTCGCTTCAAGTCGCTCGACGAAGCTCGCGCCGCGCAGACGCAGTCCCAGATCGTCTACCAGAATGCCACCGCGTATCTCGCCCAGAACGACACGGCGAGCCGCGTGATCGAAGGCTCGGCGGCCATGCGTACGCGTCTGGCCGCGCTGGATGGCACGCAGCGTGTGCTGAACCAGGCGCTCTCCAAGGCACCGTACGATCCCGTCATCAACGGCTACTACCTGACGACGGTCGGACAGCGCGAGGCGACGCTCCGCATGATCAATACGTCCGCGCCGGCTAGCATGCGCGTCATGAGTTACTGA
- a CDS encoding PDZ domain-containing protein, giving the protein MTDRVSMSKNLAKAFGGAAAMISLAGLAPAQVVTVRRDTTVRRDTMTVTRLIVLPGRMDSILIIAGRIAHEDYGSPAWKKAAAMLDSLTMPLPPQFGHKPVRTITLRAAFKTDQGWVGLNTQGPAAQGAMDSTGARRVRYFGYQDVLSVDPGSPAERAGIRPGDVLVAYNGTDLIAHEFNLRDLFAPKKRVDLSVRRGNEVKQYSLVVAVAPEPVLRRRMEMEKQVWFEAPTPPGTIVMSGDSGGQVQFRTFAGPGRRGGPALGDIAMRMPLEKMIFFSPNGLFGAGLTSVNEELAQARNLPKGVLVTNVPEGSPAFRSGLRIGDVIITANDDSVTTVGELRDLVIRHFADRSLALQVSRQEKTKKLVLSWASP; this is encoded by the coding sequence GTGACCGATAGAGTTTCGATGTCGAAGAACCTTGCTAAAGCTTTCGGCGGCGCCGCCGCCATGATCTCCCTCGCCGGGCTGGCGCCGGCGCAGGTCGTTACCGTGCGCCGTGACACCACCGTGCGCCGCGACACGATGACGGTAACCCGCCTCATCGTGCTGCCCGGCCGCATGGACTCGATCCTGATCATCGCCGGGCGGATTGCTCACGAGGACTACGGCAGCCCGGCGTGGAAGAAGGCCGCCGCCATGCTCGATTCTCTGACCATGCCGCTGCCGCCGCAATTCGGGCACAAGCCGGTCCGAACCATCACGCTTCGAGCAGCGTTCAAAACGGATCAGGGTTGGGTCGGTCTCAACACGCAGGGCCCGGCGGCCCAGGGCGCGATGGACAGCACCGGAGCACGGCGCGTTCGCTACTTCGGATATCAGGACGTCCTGTCGGTGGATCCTGGGTCGCCGGCGGAGCGTGCGGGAATAAGGCCCGGCGACGTGCTCGTGGCGTACAACGGCACCGATTTGATCGCACACGAATTCAATCTCCGCGATTTGTTCGCGCCGAAGAAGCGCGTGGACCTGAGCGTGCGACGCGGGAACGAAGTGAAGCAGTATTCCCTCGTCGTCGCCGTTGCTCCGGAACCCGTGCTGCGGCGGCGGATGGAGATGGAGAAACAAGTGTGGTTCGAAGCGCCGACGCCACCGGGTACCATCGTGATGAGCGGCGACAGCGGCGGTCAGGTCCAGTTTCGTACGTTTGCCGGGCCAGGACGCCGCGGTGGCCCGGCGCTAGGCGACATCGCCATGCGGATGCCGCTGGAAAAAATGATCTTCTTCTCGCCCAACGGGCTGTTCGGCGCCGGCCTCACGAGCGTGAACGAGGAGCTTGCGCAAGCCCGCAACCTGCCAAAAGGCGTTCTGGTCACCAACGTGCCTGAGGGGTCGCCCGCGTTTCGCTCTGGACTGCGCATCGGCGACGTGATCATCACGGCGAACGACGATTCGGTGACCACCGTCGGGGAGCTGCGCGATCTCGTCATCCGTCACTTCGCCGACCGCTCACTGGCGCTCCAGGTCTCGCGTCAGGAGAAGACGAAGAAACTCGTCCTCTCCTGGGCTTCGCCCTGA
- a CDS encoding matrixin family metalloprotease: protein MRRAAFPVLSLALVFCLSHAYDTTDSSFGEVRARHRDSASGTVGTGTHHTSIRPASFSLSDGGLADVRRRVRDEQAGTYIADILLERDSALARWPDRKGVPLTVWIQPASNVHDFSPSFVARVRAAFEEWDSLHLPVHFTFVDDSCDADVHVNWIDRFHEPISGRTRWARDDSWTITDANITLAVHHNQGELLEDDAMQAMALHEIGHLLGLDHTGDTTSIMAPRVRVRSLSGADRATIRLLYALPAGPLK from the coding sequence ATGCGGCGCGCAGCCTTTCCCGTCCTCTCGCTTGCTCTCGTGTTCTGCCTCAGTCACGCGTACGACACGACCGACTCGAGTTTCGGAGAGGTCCGTGCGCGACATCGCGACAGTGCGTCCGGAACGGTGGGCACCGGAACGCACCACACGTCGATACGACCCGCGTCCTTCAGCCTCTCGGACGGCGGGCTCGCCGACGTGCGGCGACGCGTGCGCGACGAACAGGCGGGCACGTACATCGCCGACATCCTGCTCGAGCGTGACTCGGCACTCGCGCGATGGCCGGACAGAAAGGGCGTGCCGCTCACTGTCTGGATTCAGCCGGCGTCAAACGTCCACGACTTCTCGCCGTCGTTCGTGGCCCGCGTACGCGCCGCGTTCGAGGAGTGGGATTCGCTTCATCTGCCGGTGCATTTCACCTTCGTCGACGACTCCTGCGACGCCGACGTTCACGTCAATTGGATCGACCGCTTCCACGAACCGATCAGCGGCCGCACTCGCTGGGCGCGCGACGACTCGTGGACGATCACCGACGCGAACATCACGCTCGCCGTCCACCACAACCAGGGCGAGCTGCTCGAGGACGACGCGATGCAGGCCATGGCCCTGCACGAGATCGGGCATCTCCTCGGCCTCGACCACACGGGGGACACGACGAGCATCATGGCACCGCGAGTTCGCGTGCGTTCGTTGTCCGGGGCTGATCGCGCGACCATCCGCCTCCTCTACGCGCTGCCGGCCGGCCCTCTCAAGTAG
- a CDS encoding GMC family oxidoreductase, whose product MPDHTHPRLAPLQQTTVKYRPDDEVDFVIVGSGAAGGVVAKELSTAGFRVVVLEQGPWRTERDFVHDEIKIFQQSALSNDWNVSPTTFRKTEKDKAQKQPALVYARGVGGTSVHFSANFWRFKEIDFKEASVKGTLAGTGFADWPITYQDLEPYYTKVDWEVGVAGAPGPFDPPRSRPYPMPPHPPKSTGVLLERGAKKLGYKPFPAPMAIASKPFDGRSQCVQCGFCEGFGCEVRAKSSSLVSVIPKAVASGRCEIRPNSYARKIETDAKGRATGVKYFDADKKEAFQRAKAVVVCANGAETPRLLLNSASNLFPHGLANSSGVVGKYLMPNGAGLALGVFDHEVNGFKGIVATRVVWDLYELDPKLGLVGGGGFDYRFDATPIQFASDIGIPPKAPRWGKAYKRWIAQTYTRSVICFGHTTSLPVATNSISLDPTVKDAWGVPAIRMTYADHPQDLKLYKYFAQRSEELLHASGAAQTWQLPVDSQEFAVHLLGTCRMGNDPKTSVVDKYNRAHDVRNLFVVDGSSLVTSGRGQPTMTIQALAFRAGDNIAQFAKRREI is encoded by the coding sequence ATGCCTGACCACACGCATCCGCGGCTCGCGCCGCTCCAGCAAACGACAGTGAAATACCGGCCCGACGACGAGGTCGATTTCGTCATCGTCGGATCGGGCGCCGCGGGCGGCGTCGTCGCGAAGGAGCTTTCGACAGCCGGATTCCGCGTCGTCGTGCTCGAGCAGGGTCCGTGGCGGACGGAGCGCGATTTCGTCCACGACGAGATCAAGATCTTCCAGCAGAGCGCGCTGTCCAACGACTGGAACGTCTCGCCGACCACTTTCCGCAAGACAGAAAAGGACAAGGCACAGAAGCAGCCCGCGCTCGTGTACGCCCGCGGCGTCGGCGGCACGAGCGTGCACTTCTCGGCGAATTTCTGGCGCTTCAAGGAGATCGACTTCAAGGAAGCGAGCGTGAAAGGCACGCTGGCCGGCACCGGTTTCGCCGACTGGCCGATCACCTATCAGGATCTCGAGCCGTACTACACGAAGGTCGATTGGGAAGTCGGCGTCGCGGGAGCGCCCGGACCGTTCGACCCGCCGCGATCGCGACCGTATCCCATGCCGCCGCATCCGCCGAAATCGACAGGTGTGTTGCTCGAGCGCGGCGCGAAGAAGCTGGGCTACAAGCCCTTCCCCGCTCCGATGGCGATCGCGTCGAAGCCGTTCGACGGACGATCACAATGCGTGCAGTGCGGATTCTGCGAGGGCTTTGGCTGTGAGGTTCGCGCGAAATCCAGCTCGCTCGTCTCCGTCATCCCGAAGGCAGTCGCATCGGGCCGCTGTGAGATCCGCCCCAATTCCTACGCGCGCAAAATCGAGACTGACGCGAAGGGCCGCGCGACCGGCGTGAAGTACTTCGACGCGGACAAGAAGGAAGCTTTCCAGCGCGCGAAGGCGGTGGTCGTCTGCGCGAACGGCGCCGAGACGCCGCGGTTGTTGCTCAACTCCGCGTCGAATCTCTTTCCGCACGGACTCGCCAACTCGAGTGGCGTAGTCGGCAAGTATCTCATGCCGAACGGCGCCGGCCTCGCGCTCGGCGTGTTCGATCACGAGGTCAACGGGTTCAAGGGAATCGTCGCGACGCGCGTCGTGTGGGATCTGTACGAGCTCGACCCCAAACTCGGCTTGGTCGGCGGCGGCGGCTTCGACTATCGATTCGACGCCACGCCGATCCAATTCGCGAGCGACATCGGCATTCCGCCCAAGGCGCCGCGCTGGGGCAAAGCGTACAAGCGCTGGATCGCCCAGACGTATACGCGTTCGGTCATCTGTTTCGGCCACACGACGTCGCTGCCCGTCGCGACGAACAGCATCTCGCTCGACCCGACGGTGAAGGACGCGTGGGGCGTACCGGCGATCCGAATGACGTACGCGGATCATCCGCAGGACCTCAAGCTCTACAAGTATTTCGCGCAGCGGAGCGAAGAGCTCTTGCACGCGTCGGGCGCGGCGCAGACGTGGCAGCTGCCGGTCGACAGCCAGGAGTTCGCCGTCCATCTCCTGGGTACATGCCGCATGGGCAACGACCCCAAGACGTCGGTCGTGGACAAGTACAACCGCGCGCACGACGTGAGGAATCTCTTCGTCGTCGACGGGTCGAGCCTCGTGACGAGCGGCCGCGGGCAGCCGACGATGACGATTCAGGCGCTGGCGTTCCGCGCGGGCGACAACATCGCGCAGTTCGCCAAGCGCCGAGAGATCTAG
- a CDS encoding M20/M25/M40 family metallo-hydrolase yields MLLLLVALQQQPDPVLAKIRDEGLNHSRAWSMVDTLATVIGPRLTASPAFTRAATWARDHLSSWGLADVHMESWPFGRGWELEKYTLEMTSPRFAPMIGYPDAWSAPTKGEIAGTPVFIAGISSDSLEKMRGVLKGAIVLAQPMMTNFIREDRVDPFGPTGDVYTPAPPIGGGRAGGGGRGGGPSEAQKIQTILHDAGVGAVLKPSRGEHGTIFVQARDVGANAVPSVIVAGEHYNNLVRLLQDHVPVRVRVQIDAKYFTADTSGYNIIAELPGSDPALKDEIVMIGAHLDSWASATGATDNADGAATVLEAMRILKTVGAKPRRTIRVALWGGEEEGLYGSKAWVARHLAGDANKAARDKFDVYFNIDPGYGRVYGFYTQGNDAAKAIFDQWLEPFKDVGAKRNLRAGIGNTDHLSFIAEGVPGFNPVQEFSTYDVRIHHTNMDTMERMTPEEVAQAATVFATFAYQAAMRDAPIPRAPR; encoded by the coding sequence ATGCTCCTCCTCCTCGTTGCCCTTCAGCAGCAACCCGACCCCGTCCTCGCGAAGATTCGTGACGAGGGTCTGAACCACTCGCGCGCTTGGTCGATGGTCGACACCCTCGCGACGGTCATCGGCCCGCGACTCACCGCGTCTCCCGCGTTCACGCGCGCGGCGACCTGGGCGCGCGATCATCTGTCTTCGTGGGGACTCGCTGACGTGCACATGGAGTCCTGGCCCTTCGGTCGCGGCTGGGAGCTGGAGAAGTACACGCTCGAGATGACGTCGCCGCGTTTCGCGCCGATGATCGGCTATCCGGACGCGTGGTCGGCGCCGACGAAGGGTGAGATCGCCGGCACGCCGGTTTTCATCGCGGGCATCTCCTCCGATTCGCTCGAGAAAATGCGCGGCGTCCTCAAAGGCGCGATCGTCCTCGCGCAGCCGATGATGACGAACTTCATCCGTGAAGACCGAGTCGATCCGTTCGGTCCAACCGGAGACGTCTACACACCGGCGCCGCCGATCGGCGGCGGGCGGGCGGGCGGCGGCGGCCGCGGTGGCGGACCGAGTGAAGCTCAAAAAATCCAGACGATTCTGCACGACGCCGGCGTCGGTGCGGTGCTCAAGCCGAGCCGCGGCGAGCACGGCACGATCTTCGTGCAGGCGCGCGACGTCGGCGCGAACGCGGTGCCGTCGGTCATCGTCGCGGGGGAGCACTACAACAACCTCGTTCGACTGCTCCAGGATCACGTGCCCGTACGGGTACGCGTTCAGATAGACGCGAAGTATTTCACGGCCGACACGAGCGGCTACAACATCATCGCCGAGCTGCCGGGGTCTGACCCGGCTCTCAAAGACGAGATCGTCATGATCGGCGCGCACCTCGACTCTTGGGCGTCGGCCACCGGCGCGACCGACAACGCCGACGGAGCGGCGACCGTGCTCGAGGCGATGCGCATCCTCAAAACCGTCGGCGCAAAGCCGCGCCGCACGATCCGCGTCGCGCTCTGGGGCGGCGAAGAGGAAGGACTCTACGGCTCGAAAGCGTGGGTCGCGCGACACCTCGCCGGCGACGCGAACAAGGCCGCGCGCGACAAGTTCGACGTGTACTTCAACATCGATCCGGGCTACGGCCGCGTGTACGGCTTTTACACGCAGGGCAACGACGCCGCGAAAGCGATCTTCGACCAGTGGCTCGAGCCGTTCAAAGACGTAGGCGCGAAGCGAAACCTCCGCGCGGGCATCGGCAACACCGACCACTTGAGCTTCATCGCCGAAGGCGTGCCCGGCTTCAATCCCGTGCAGGAGTTCTCGACGTACGACGTGCGCATCCACCACACGAACATGGACACGATGGAGCGCATGACGCCCGAGGAAGTCGCGCAGGCGGCGACGGTGTTCGCGACGTTCGCCTACCAGGCGGCGATGCGCGACGCGCCCATTCCGCGCGCGCCGCGTTGA
- a CDS encoding gluconate 2-dehydrogenase subunit 3 family protein gives MSEFSRRQFVALAGSAAAGVWLAATRSEILAAGLHAMQASKFEALTPDDAMEIDAAAAQIVPTDSTPGAREARVVYFIDKAISTWAKDQKQAMVSAAKELRSRAAKAQRGAKSFASLPSDKQIAVLTAMEKEKPQFFNAIRYGTIAGMLANPEWGGNYQKMGWRWIGFDDRFSWGPPFGWYDQNA, from the coding sequence ATGTCGGAGTTTTCGCGCAGACAATTCGTGGCGCTCGCGGGATCCGCCGCGGCCGGAGTGTGGCTCGCGGCGACGCGAAGCGAGATCCTCGCCGCCGGACTTCACGCGATGCAGGCGTCGAAGTTCGAGGCGCTGACACCGGACGACGCGATGGAGATCGACGCCGCCGCCGCGCAGATCGTGCCGACCGACTCGACGCCGGGCGCGCGTGAGGCACGTGTCGTCTACTTCATCGACAAGGCGATCTCCACCTGGGCCAAAGACCAGAAGCAGGCGATGGTGTCGGCCGCGAAGGAGCTGAGGTCTCGCGCCGCGAAGGCGCAGCGGGGGGCGAAGTCGTTCGCCTCGCTCCCGTCGGACAAGCAGATCGCCGTCCTGACCGCGATGGAGAAAGAGAAGCCGCAATTCTTCAACGCGATCCGCTACGGCACGATCGCCGGCATGCTCGCGAACCCCGAGTGGGGCGGGAATTATCAAAAGATGGGCTGGCGCTGGATCGGCTTCGACGACCGGTTCTCGTGGGGACCGCCCTTCGGCTGGTACGACCAGAATGCCTGA
- a CDS encoding matrixin family metalloprotease, giving the protein MRRADATLYAIVAGFGAFVVMQVVDRQASIPPDPIVEIAEDTLGYTTFPKRRRPEHVTEPSDEQRADVASSIVPATGAPVKRDDADIRARIDAASDTYIGDMLVDLGGKLVRWPDHRDRALRIWVQSGSDIRDWDLRYAQAARDAFAEWSSDDLPMRFDFVIDSATSDVHISWIDRFPPSDGMRVGFTKRTTDGNGWIVNADIVVAVHDSAGTMIRPWDVAGIVRHEAGHALGLGHSRDSHTKMFPTEMMHEIMPPDRSTLRLVYQLPPGTVK; this is encoded by the coding sequence ATGCGGCGCGCTGACGCGACGTTGTACGCCATCGTCGCGGGCTTCGGCGCGTTCGTCGTCATGCAGGTCGTCGACCGCCAGGCGAGCATCCCTCCCGATCCTATTGTTGAGATCGCTGAGGATACGCTGGGCTACACGACCTTTCCCAAACGGCGGCGTCCCGAGCACGTCACGGAGCCGAGCGACGAGCAACGCGCGGACGTGGCGTCGTCCATCGTTCCGGCGACCGGCGCGCCAGTCAAACGGGACGACGCCGACATTCGCGCGCGCATCGACGCCGCGAGCGACACGTACATCGGCGACATGCTCGTCGATCTCGGCGGCAAGCTCGTCCGTTGGCCGGACCACCGCGATCGCGCGCTTCGCATCTGGGTGCAATCGGGGTCCGACATCCGCGATTGGGATCTTCGCTACGCACAGGCGGCGCGCGACGCGTTCGCTGAGTGGTCGTCCGACGATCTGCCGATGCGCTTCGATTTCGTCATCGACTCGGCGACGTCCGACGTGCACATCTCGTGGATCGACCGCTTCCCGCCATCGGACGGAATGCGGGTGGGGTTCACCAAGCGCACGACCGACGGGAACGGTTGGATCGTGAACGCCGACATCGTGGTGGCCGTGCACGACAGCGCGGGTACGATGATCCGTCCTTGGGACGTCGCCGGCATCGTGCGGCACGAGGCCGGCCACGCGCTGGGGCTCGGCCACTCACGAGACTCCCACACGAAGATGTTCCCGACGGAGATGATGCACGAGATCATGCCGCCGGACCGCTCGACGTTGCGACTGGTCTATCAGCTGCCGCCGGGCACGGTGAAATAG
- a CDS encoding serine hydrolase — MLLLLVTTLLVHDGGGLPVKAPKAVGMSSQRLAVVDRVVQRGISAGGYPGAAVVVGRRGAAVWEKGFGKLSWERGSTPVSADRTIYDLASLTKVVGTTSALMILFDEGKVALDDPVSKFVPEFAGGDKDKVTVRMLLEHRSGLPAGRDLWRIASSPAEAREAVIQTPLGCEPGRCYEYSDLGADMLGFVVEAAAGEPLDKFLQERVFGPLGMTDTGFRPADSLKSRVAPTEVAPPRGYPLQGEVHDENAFALGGVAGHAGLFSTANDLAVFAQMMLNGGEYNGTRLFADSTVALFTKRAAGSRALGWDTCDGAGSCGDHLGEDAYGHTGFTGTSMWIDPDRDMFVILLTNRVHEARAKRPAKVIADIRADLSDAAALAVTDYGTPPAMPASFRADKAVGWNRPIHTTRHHSKKKVTKKPSASTAKKSSTKR, encoded by the coding sequence GTGCTTCTCCTTCTCGTCACCACCCTCCTCGTGCACGATGGCGGCGGCCTTCCAGTGAAGGCGCCCAAGGCCGTTGGCATGTCCAGCCAGCGCCTCGCGGTCGTCGACCGCGTCGTCCAGCGAGGTATTTCGGCCGGTGGATATCCCGGTGCGGCCGTCGTCGTCGGCCGACGGGGCGCCGCGGTGTGGGAAAAGGGCTTCGGGAAGCTGAGCTGGGAGCGCGGAAGCACTCCAGTGAGCGCCGACCGGACCATCTACGACCTCGCTTCGCTTACCAAGGTCGTAGGAACGACCTCCGCCCTCATGATCCTGTTCGACGAGGGCAAGGTCGCGCTCGACGATCCGGTTTCGAAATTCGTCCCCGAGTTTGCGGGCGGCGACAAAGACAAAGTCACCGTTCGGATGCTTCTCGAGCACCGCTCGGGGTTGCCCGCCGGCCGCGACCTCTGGCGCATAGCCAGCTCCCCGGCCGAAGCGCGCGAAGCGGTCATCCAAACGCCGCTCGGCTGTGAACCTGGGCGCTGCTACGAGTATTCCGACCTCGGCGCGGACATGCTCGGCTTCGTCGTCGAAGCCGCGGCCGGCGAGCCGCTCGACAAGTTTCTGCAGGAGCGCGTGTTCGGACCGCTCGGCATGACGGACACGGGCTTCCGCCCGGCCGATTCGCTCAAGTCGCGCGTCGCGCCGACCGAAGTCGCGCCCCCGCGCGGTTACCCGCTTCAGGGTGAAGTCCACGACGAGAACGCCTTCGCGCTCGGCGGCGTCGCCGGACACGCCGGGCTGTTCAGCACCGCCAACGACCTCGCCGTGTTCGCGCAGATGATGCTCAACGGCGGCGAGTACAACGGCACGCGTCTCTTCGCCGACTCGACCGTCGCGCTGTTCACCAAGCGGGCGGCAGGCTCGCGCGCGCTCGGATGGGACACTTGCGACGGGGCCGGCAGCTGCGGCGATCACCTCGGCGAGGATGCGTACGGCCATACCGGCTTCACCGGTACGTCGATGTGGATCGATCCCGACCGCGACATGTTCGTCATCCTGTTGACGAATCGGGTACACGAGGCGCGGGCGAAGCGGCCGGCGAAGGTCATCGCCGACATCCGCGCCGACCTCTCCGACGCCGCCGCCCTGGCCGTGACGGACTACGGCACGCCTCCCGCCATGCCGGCCAGCTTCCGCGCCGACAAGGCCGTCGGCTGGAATCGCCCGATCCACACGACGCGTCACCACTCGAAGAAGAAGGTGACGAAGAAGCCGAGTGCTTCGACGGCGAAGAAGAGCTCGACGAAGCGGTAG
- a CDS encoding sigma-70 family RNA polymerase sigma factor, which produces MDQELLTIRRAINGDEAALRALWTRHAPHIDLVVRRLVGSDHDLAADIAQEVWIQIFRALPSYRGDAQFGTWAHRIAVNRTLNALRKTRRLASIETEVEEDSAVSEPDTDRSFVAQSIGEAAAKLSPGARTVFLMHDVEGYTHEEIAAELGITTGGSKSQLFKARTKLRKLLAHLVESDAIRDIRLLSKEADHASPVT; this is translated from the coding sequence ATGGACCAGGAACTCCTCACCATTCGGCGGGCCATCAACGGCGATGAGGCCGCGCTCCGGGCGCTGTGGACCCGGCACGCGCCGCACATCGACCTGGTCGTTCGCCGGCTGGTCGGGTCCGATCACGATCTGGCGGCCGACATCGCCCAGGAAGTCTGGATTCAGATCTTCCGCGCGCTGCCGAGCTACCGAGGCGACGCCCAGTTCGGCACGTGGGCGCATCGCATCGCCGTCAATCGGACGCTGAACGCGCTTCGGAAGACGCGGCGGCTGGCGTCGATCGAAACCGAGGTCGAGGAGGACAGCGCGGTGAGCGAACCGGACACGGACCGTTCGTTCGTCGCGCAGTCGATCGGCGAGGCCGCGGCCAAGCTGTCGCCGGGAGCGCGGACGGTGTTTCTGATGCACGATGTCGAGGGGTATACGCACGAAGAGATCGCCGCCGAATTGGGAATCACCACCGGCGGGTCCAAGTCACAGTTGTTCAAAGCCCGTACCAAGCTGCGCAAACTGCTCGCCCACCTGGTCGAGTCGGATGCGATTAGAGATATCAGATTATTGAGCAAGGAAGCCGATCATGCCTCACCTGTCACCTGA